The following are from one region of the Marinomonas sp. CT5 genome:
- a CDS encoding response regulator — MSTRVLICDDSTIARKQLARILPTDWDVEVEFAEDGQEALDILSSSTFDILFLDLNMPVKDGYETLEALQNFDQSPDVIVVSGDVQPKAIQRVKEMGAVAFHKKPASAEELRSLLISLNLFSAGEDEEQQKMVVEQPTAAEQFTFNDCLQEVSNIAMGRAASVLAEMLNVFVKLPVPRVNVLEVGELQMALEYSVKEDSCSAVSQGFVGSGVAFETLLIFSDSSFPDMAKLLNVTEEIDGIVEVELLMDVSSVLVGPFIDAFGKQLNIDFSHSHPVLLAQHAKVSDLVNAKKAKWKRTLSVEIVYEVENYQISCDLMMLFTEDSVSMLENLLSYLVEEE, encoded by the coding sequence ATGAGTACAAGAGTACTGATTTGTGATGATTCAACGATTGCTCGTAAGCAACTGGCTAGAATCTTACCGACTGACTGGGATGTGGAAGTTGAGTTTGCTGAAGATGGCCAAGAAGCTTTAGATATTTTGTCTTCTTCGACGTTCGACATTTTATTCTTAGATTTGAATATGCCGGTAAAAGATGGTTATGAAACTCTTGAAGCTTTGCAAAATTTTGATCAGTCTCCCGACGTTATTGTTGTATCTGGCGATGTTCAACCAAAGGCTATTCAACGTGTAAAAGAGATGGGGGCTGTTGCTTTTCATAAAAAGCCCGCATCTGCCGAAGAGTTACGTAGCTTACTGATTTCTTTGAATCTCTTTTCGGCGGGAGAAGATGAAGAACAGCAAAAAATGGTTGTCGAGCAACCTACTGCAGCAGAGCAATTTACCTTCAATGATTGCTTGCAAGAAGTATCGAACATAGCCATGGGGCGTGCCGCAAGTGTATTAGCTGAGATGCTGAATGTGTTTGTTAAATTGCCAGTGCCAAGAGTGAATGTCTTGGAAGTGGGCGAATTGCAAATGGCTTTAGAGTACAGTGTTAAAGAAGACAGTTGTTCCGCCGTGTCTCAAGGTTTTGTCGGTTCCGGAGTTGCTTTTGAAACCTTGTTGATTTTTAGTGATTCCAGTTTTCCTGACATGGCCAAATTGCTTAATGTGACGGAAGAAATTGATGGTATCGTAGAAGTTGAACTTTTAATGGATGTGTCTTCTGTGTTAGTCGGACCATTTATTGATGCGTTTGGCAAACAATTGAATATCGACTTTAGTCATAGTCACCCCGTCCTTTTGGCACAACATGCCAAAGTCTCTGATTTGGTCAATGCCAAAAAGGCCAAATGGAAGCGCACACTATCCGTTGAAATTGTTTATGAAGTGGAAAACTATCAAATCAGTTGTGATTTGATGATGTTGTTTACAGAAGACTCTGTATCCATGCTAGAGAACTTGCTGTCCTATTTGGTTGAGGAAGAATAG
- a CDS encoding diguanylate cyclase: MSSNAEDMMELHWLFDMLQHIDVGLVVLNEKYEIKLWNSFMENHSGVSSSIAKEQSLFSVFPDINSNWLERKLDNVIALRTSIFISWEQRPHLFPFKGYRPITGMADKMFQNVALRPITNADGSVKYVCMVIYDVTDVATNKESLSNANSKLDFLSKMDSLTHLPNRGSVDKKLTSAFEQFTRDGGSYSLVMADIDYFKKVNDQYGHPVGDLVLQEVSKVLSLSIRKTDFVGRYGGEEFIIFLPNTDAAGALFFCESVRKKVADLKIKTASVEISVTMSFGIAEVHSQCKSACNWLKVADEALYKAKENGRNQSVVASKS; encoded by the coding sequence ATGAGCAGTAACGCAGAAGATATGATGGAACTGCACTGGCTATTCGATATGCTTCAACATATCGATGTAGGCTTAGTAGTACTTAACGAGAAATATGAAATTAAACTGTGGAATAGTTTTATGGAAAACCACAGTGGTGTCAGTTCTTCTATTGCTAAAGAACAGTCTCTTTTTAGCGTTTTTCCCGATATCAACAGCAACTGGCTAGAGCGAAAGTTAGATAATGTAATTGCTCTACGAACGTCGATTTTTATTTCTTGGGAGCAGCGGCCGCATCTTTTTCCTTTTAAGGGATATCGCCCAATTACTGGGATGGCTGATAAAATGTTTCAGAATGTCGCCTTACGTCCCATTACCAATGCTGATGGTTCGGTAAAGTATGTTTGTATGGTGATTTATGATGTAACAGATGTCGCTACTAACAAAGAATCTTTATCCAATGCCAATAGCAAGTTGGATTTTCTTAGTAAAATGGACTCATTGACGCATTTACCTAATCGCGGCAGTGTGGATAAAAAACTGACAAGTGCATTTGAGCAATTTACACGTGATGGCGGCTCTTATTCTTTGGTGATGGCGGATATTGATTACTTTAAAAAAGTAAATGATCAGTATGGCCATCCGGTTGGTGATTTGGTTTTGCAAGAGGTATCTAAAGTACTTTCATTAAGTATTCGCAAAACAGATTTTGTCGGGCGGTATGGCGGTGAGGAGTTTATTATTTTCTTACCTAATACGGATGCTGCTGGGGCGCTATTTTTCTGTGAGTCGGTGCGAAAGAAAGTCGCCGATTTGAAAATTAAAACAGCCAGTGTAGAAATCTCAGTTACTATGAGTTTCGGTATTGCTGAAGTTCATAGCCAATGTAAAAGCGCATGCAATTGGCTTAAAGTAGCCGATGAGGCTTTATATAAAGCCAAAGAAAATGGCAGAAACCAGTCTGTTGTCGCTTCTAAAAGTTAG
- a CDS encoding ATP-dependent zinc protease — protein sequence MNQKNEAKMIIGSDEWCAFPSLNIPAIKARVDSGAKTSSIHAINIVRFSRDDEHWVRFEVHPLQKNRKVTVNCEAQLIDQRIIKSSSGDKESRPVIRVPLSLGEKTWEVEVTLTNRDSMGYRMLLGREAMKGRVLIDPEGLCLQGDKTEDNLAALFLPAN from the coding sequence ATGAATCAGAAAAACGAAGCCAAAATGATCATTGGTAGTGATGAATGGTGTGCCTTTCCATCTCTCAATATTCCCGCTATCAAAGCCAGAGTGGACTCTGGAGCCAAAACATCTTCAATACACGCCATTAATATTGTACGTTTTTCTCGCGATGATGAACATTGGGTGCGTTTTGAAGTTCATCCTCTCCAAAAAAATCGTAAAGTAACCGTGAATTGCGAAGCGCAACTGATAGACCAGCGTATTATAAAAAGCTCAAGTGGCGACAAAGAAAGTCGACCTGTTATTCGCGTGCCGCTGTCTCTTGGCGAGAAAACATGGGAAGTCGAAGTTACACTGACTAACCGAGATAGTATGGGTTATAGAATGCTATTAGGACGTGAAGCAATGAAAGGACGAGTTCTTATCGACCCTGAAGGGTTATGCCTACAGGGTGATAAGACAGAAGATAACTTAGCCGCATTGTTCTTACCGGCGAATTAA
- a CDS encoding D-hexose-6-phosphate mutarotase: protein MNGRLMQELEELGGEIRPASLRKCDEIIIEQPGFSAVIALWGGHLESFIPSGQEDLLFQSTNQGGEGRFGRRHFGVPVCWPWFGAHEMHADFPAHGLARYFRWELIEAGRFKNGDVKIVIRLASEDHPLIEEMWSFAFELRQVFRFSNKGFRVNFSAANLSEKAMPISEALHTYFNVSDNRLAEIHGLDQVSYVDKFDNGNRQLQQGVVTPCELMDRVYTSAPEKCEIRDVGLNRRLVISTEGSNSTVLWNPGAELAKQRTDMEDEDYRRFVCVEAANALSDAYNIPPGEIHQLKLKVKCKSLVDE from the coding sequence ATGAATGGCCGATTGATGCAAGAGTTGGAAGAGTTGGGTGGTGAAATACGCCCAGCAAGCTTAAGAAAGTGCGATGAGATCATTATCGAGCAACCGGGCTTTAGTGCAGTGATTGCACTTTGGGGCGGACATTTGGAAAGCTTTATTCCTTCTGGTCAAGAGGATTTGTTATTTCAGTCTACAAACCAAGGTGGAGAAGGGCGTTTTGGACGTCGTCATTTTGGTGTACCTGTATGTTGGCCTTGGTTTGGCGCACATGAAATGCATGCAGACTTTCCTGCACATGGTTTGGCGCGTTATTTTCGATGGGAGTTGATTGAAGCAGGACGTTTTAAAAATGGTGATGTAAAAATAGTCATCCGTCTCGCTTCTGAAGATCATCCTTTGATTGAAGAAATGTGGTCATTTGCCTTTGAATTACGCCAAGTTTTTCGTTTCTCAAATAAAGGCTTTCGTGTGAACTTTTCGGCAGCAAACCTATCTGAAAAAGCGATGCCAATTAGCGAAGCGCTTCACACTTATTTTAATGTATCGGACAATCGATTGGCTGAGATTCATGGGTTGGATCAGGTCAGTTATGTGGATAAGTTCGATAATGGCAATCGTCAGTTGCAGCAAGGTGTAGTGACTCCTTGTGAGTTAATGGATAGAGTGTATACATCAGCTCCAGAAAAATGTGAAATACGAGATGTCGGGTTAAACAGACGTTTAGTGATTAGCACAGAAGGTAGCAATAGCACTGTATTATGGAATCCAGGTGCGGAACTGGCAAAGCAACGTACTGATATGGAAGACGAGGACTATCGACGTTTTGTTTGTGTTGAAGCGGCTAATGCGCTTAGTGATGCTTACAATATTCCACCAGGTGAAATCCATCAGCTTAAATTAAAAGTGAAATGTAAGTCTCTAGTGGATGAATAA
- a CDS encoding exodeoxyribonuclease III — protein MKVISLNVNGIRQAADRGFFEWMVRQDPDVVCLQDIQADERTLNDSVFFPPGYNTYFFDSLENPEQAGVAIYCKTMPKAIMTGMGFPECDFEGRFIQADFDKVSIGAFLTPHGSNHEEALQDHKYRFMEGFKNHLIKTRRKRREFIFCGTANVARSPIDVSSWFVNQRNSGFLPEERKWINEIFNEMEYIDAFRQVNKQDKQYTWWPDYERAWKLDEGGRLDYQITTPGIKNLIQGGTIYKGQRFSDHAPLIMEYNID, from the coding sequence ATGAAGGTCATCAGCCTTAATGTAAACGGTATAAGACAAGCAGCAGACCGCGGCTTTTTTGAATGGATGGTTCGTCAGGACCCAGATGTTGTATGTCTGCAAGATATACAGGCCGACGAACGCACGCTAAATGATAGTGTGTTTTTCCCACCTGGGTATAACACGTACTTCTTTGACTCTCTGGAGAACCCTGAACAAGCAGGGGTTGCCATTTATTGTAAAACCATGCCCAAAGCCATTATGACAGGCATGGGATTCCCAGAGTGCGACTTTGAAGGCCGCTTTATTCAAGCAGACTTCGATAAAGTGAGCATAGGTGCCTTTTTAACACCTCATGGATCAAACCATGAAGAGGCACTGCAAGACCACAAATACCGTTTTATGGAAGGGTTTAAAAATCATTTAATTAAAACCCGTCGCAAACGCCGAGAATTTATTTTCTGTGGTACCGCCAATGTCGCTCGCTCTCCTATCGATGTGAGCAGCTGGTTTGTCAATCAACGTAACTCAGGCTTCTTGCCAGAAGAACGTAAATGGATAAACGAGATTTTCAATGAAATGGAATACATTGATGCATTCCGCCAAGTGAATAAGCAAGACAAGCAATATACTTGGTGGCCTGACTATGAACGTGCTTGGAAACTAGATGAAGGCGGTCGTTTAGATTACCAAATTACGACTCCTGGCATCAAAAACTTGATTCAAGGTGGCACTATTTATAAAGGCCAGCGTTTTTCAGATCATGCTCCATTGATCATGGAATACAATATTGATTAA
- the pyrE gene encoding orotate phosphoribosyltransferase, with protein MKPYQRDFIEFAIEQNVLRFGEFTLKSGRVSPYFFNAGLFSSGQALAKLGRFYATSLMEANVPFDVLFGPAYKGIPLATTTAVALYDNHNVDTPYVFNRKEAKTHGEGGSLVGAPLAGNVMIIDDVITAGTAIREVMSIIQEANATPAGVLIALDRQEKGQGELSAIQEVERDFGMPVISIVSLNDIMTYLAEQDSPEFAKHLDAVKAYRLKYGI; from the coding sequence ATGAAACCTTACCAAAGAGACTTTATCGAATTCGCGATTGAGCAAAATGTATTGCGCTTCGGCGAATTTACGCTTAAATCGGGTCGCGTAAGCCCTTATTTTTTTAATGCTGGCCTATTTAGTTCAGGTCAAGCGTTAGCAAAATTAGGACGGTTTTACGCTACCTCACTAATGGAAGCTAATGTTCCATTTGATGTCCTATTTGGTCCAGCCTACAAAGGCATTCCGTTGGCGACAACGACAGCTGTTGCTCTTTATGACAATCATAATGTAGACACACCATACGTTTTCAACCGTAAAGAAGCAAAAACTCACGGTGAAGGTGGTTCTCTTGTGGGGGCTCCTTTAGCTGGTAACGTCATGATTATTGACGACGTTATCACCGCTGGAACGGCCATTAGAGAAGTAATGTCTATTATTCAAGAAGCTAATGCAACTCCTGCTGGTGTATTGATCGCGCTAGACCGTCAAGAGAAAGGTCAAGGCGAGCTATCAGCCATCCAAGAAGTCGAACGAGACTTCGGTATGCCGGTTATTAGCATCGTATCTTTAAATGACATCATGACCTATTTGGCAGAACAGGATTCCCCTGAATTTGCTAAACATCTTGATGCCGTTAAAGCCTATCGTCTTAAGTACGGTATTTAA
- the slmA gene encoding nucleoid occlusion factor SlmA, producing MSNKKNDRRTQILQALAQMLETSPGARITTASLAKQVGVSEAALYRHFPSKAKMFEGLIEFIEESLFTRINRIVQDESSALTRIEMIVTLILGFAEQNPGMCRLLTADALAGETERLRVRITQVFDRIETQLKQIIREADLKQGLRPAMGVAPCANFLIAIVEGKIRHYVRSEFKVKPMEIWQEQWTVLAQNLMLNR from the coding sequence ATGAGCAACAAAAAAAACGATCGCCGAACACAAATACTGCAAGCACTAGCTCAAATGCTAGAGACGAGTCCTGGCGCACGCATCACGACGGCATCACTAGCAAAGCAAGTTGGCGTATCTGAAGCCGCGTTGTATCGCCATTTTCCCAGTAAAGCGAAGATGTTTGAAGGCTTAATTGAATTTATCGAAGAAAGCCTTTTCACTCGAATAAACCGTATTGTTCAAGATGAAAGTAGTGCTCTTACTCGCATCGAGATGATTGTCACACTGATATTAGGTTTTGCAGAACAAAACCCAGGTATGTGTCGATTACTTACCGCTGATGCCTTAGCAGGTGAGACAGAGCGCTTACGTGTTCGTATTACACAAGTATTTGACCGTATTGAAACTCAGTTAAAACAAATCATTCGTGAAGCAGATTTAAAACAAGGTTTGCGACCAGCAATGGGGGTTGCACCTTGTGCGAATTTTTTGATTGCGATTGTTGAAGGAAAAATACGCCATTACGTTCGTAGTGAGTTTAAAGTGAAGCCAATGGAAATTTGGCAGGAACAATGGACAGTATTGGCACAAAACTTGATGCTAAATCGCTAA
- the argB gene encoding acetylglutamate kinase — protein MAFSRESALDVAKVLSESLPYIQRFAGKTLVIKYGGNAMTDEMLQAGFARDIVLMKAIGINPIVVHGGGPQIGDMLTKLNIESKFINGMRVTDTATMDVVEMVLGGQVNKEIVNLICKAGGKAIGITGKDSRFIKAKKLFVKHQAEGMTSPEQVDIGHVGEVASIDTSFLKFFESSDMIPVIAPIGVDDEGHSYNINADLVAGKVAEAVGAEKLMLLTNISGVQDKQGNVLTGLSTAQVDTLIADGTIYGGMLPKISCALSAVNSGVTSAHIIDGRVPHATLLEIFTDTGVGTLISNTKVSE, from the coding sequence GTGGCTTTTTCTCGTGAGTCTGCTTTAGATGTTGCCAAGGTTTTAAGTGAGTCTCTGCCTTACATTCAACGCTTTGCCGGTAAAACACTGGTTATTAAATACGGCGGCAATGCCATGACAGACGAAATGCTACAAGCTGGGTTTGCACGAGATATCGTTTTAATGAAAGCCATTGGCATAAACCCCATCGTTGTGCATGGTGGAGGGCCACAAATTGGCGACATGCTGACGAAACTAAACATAGAGTCTAAATTCATAAATGGTATGCGTGTCACAGACACTGCCACCATGGATGTGGTTGAGATGGTGCTGGGTGGTCAAGTAAACAAAGAAATTGTTAACTTGATTTGTAAAGCAGGTGGCAAAGCCATTGGCATTACAGGTAAAGACAGTCGCTTTATTAAAGCAAAAAAGCTGTTTGTAAAACACCAAGCTGAAGGCATGACTTCACCAGAGCAAGTAGACATTGGCCATGTTGGCGAAGTCGCTAGCATTGATACAAGCTTCTTAAAATTTTTTGAGAGCAGCGATATGATTCCAGTCATCGCACCGATTGGTGTCGATGATGAAGGTCACTCTTATAATATCAACGCAGACCTCGTAGCGGGTAAAGTGGCTGAAGCGGTAGGTGCTGAGAAACTCATGCTGCTAACCAACATTTCTGGCGTACAGGATAAACAAGGCAATGTACTGACGGGCTTGAGTACGGCGCAAGTGGACACCTTAATCGCCGACGGCACCATTTACGGCGGCATGTTACCTAAAATTAGCTGTGCACTTTCCGCTGTTAATTCAGGTGTAACAAGTGCTCACATCATTGACGGTCGAGTACCACACGCGACCTTATTGGAAATATTCACTGATACCGGTGTTGGTACACTAATATCAAATACCAAAGTAAGTGAATAA
- the dut gene encoding dUTP diphosphatase produces MKQAIQLKILSDKIGKEIPLPTYATEGSAGLDLRACLDQAIDLAPGETTLLPTGLSIYIQDPNLAATILPRSGLGHKHGIVLGNLVGLIDSDYQGELMVSCWNRGQTTFTIEPGERVAQLVLLPVVQAEFDIVTEFESTERGAGGFGHTGTK; encoded by the coding sequence ATGAAACAAGCGATTCAATTAAAGATCCTGAGCGATAAAATCGGCAAAGAAATTCCACTCCCGACCTATGCAACAGAAGGTTCTGCTGGATTAGATTTACGCGCCTGCCTTGACCAAGCCATCGACCTAGCTCCGGGCGAAACGACCCTACTGCCAACGGGCCTGTCTATTTATATTCAAGACCCAAATCTAGCGGCTACAATTTTGCCTCGCTCAGGTTTAGGACATAAGCACGGTATAGTGTTAGGTAATTTAGTGGGACTTATCGATTCTGATTACCAAGGTGAGCTCATGGTGTCTTGCTGGAATCGTGGACAAACCACCTTCACTATCGAACCCGGCGAGCGCGTTGCTCAGTTGGTCTTATTACCGGTTGTTCAAGCGGAATTTGATATCGTTACCGAATTCGAAAGTACAGAACGTGGCGCAGGTGGCTTTGGTCACACAGGCACAAAATAA
- the coaBC gene encoding bifunctional phosphopantothenoylcysteine decarboxylase/phosphopantothenate--cysteine ligase CoaBC translates to MSNLVQKRILLGITGGIAAYKSIELIRLLTKAGAEVQVVLTDGAKAFVTEMTLQAISGHPVRSTLLDPNAEAGMGHIELAKWADLIVIAPASADFMARYAQGMANDLLTTLCLATESPVLLAPAMNQAMWRHPATQANAALLTERGVLSIGPADGAQACGDIGPGRMSEPSDIFNAISTHFEDTSIAQDLTGQHWVITAGPTMEAIDPVRFISNHSSGKMGYALATAALARGAKVTLVSGPVQLTPPDGANVIAVKSADEMLAACKQSMQPQADVFIGAAAVADFKMKIASEQKMKKQADTEELTLTLVKNPDIIATLAQQKLAKSIVGFAAETQNVIEYAKSKLERKGLDMIIANDVSRADIGFNQDENQVTVITHNKTWSPDKAAKSELASQLVECIQQHIQSPS, encoded by the coding sequence ATGTCAAATCTCGTTCAAAAACGCATTTTATTAGGCATTACAGGCGGCATCGCAGCCTATAAAAGCATCGAGTTAATTCGTTTATTGACCAAGGCTGGTGCTGAGGTGCAAGTCGTATTAACCGACGGTGCAAAAGCTTTTGTGACCGAGATGACACTGCAAGCCATTTCGGGCCACCCAGTACGTAGCACATTATTAGACCCAAATGCAGAAGCGGGAATGGGACATATTGAACTCGCTAAGTGGGCCGATTTAATTGTCATAGCGCCAGCTTCCGCCGATTTCATGGCACGCTACGCTCAAGGCATGGCTAACGACTTATTAACCACTTTGTGTTTAGCCACCGAATCCCCCGTCTTACTCGCGCCAGCCATGAACCAAGCCATGTGGCGACACCCGGCCACTCAAGCCAATGCCGCCCTTCTTACTGAACGAGGTGTTTTGAGCATTGGCCCTGCCGATGGCGCGCAGGCTTGTGGTGATATTGGCCCTGGGCGAATGAGTGAGCCGAGCGATATTTTCAACGCCATATCGACTCACTTTGAAGACACATCCATCGCACAAGACTTAACTGGACAACACTGGGTGATTACCGCAGGTCCAACCATGGAAGCCATCGACCCTGTTCGCTTTATCAGCAATCACAGTTCTGGAAAAATGGGCTATGCCCTAGCTACGGCGGCATTAGCACGCGGAGCAAAAGTCACTTTAGTTAGCGGCCCAGTACAGCTCACACCACCAGATGGTGCCAATGTTATTGCCGTGAAAAGCGCTGATGAGATGCTAGCCGCATGCAAGCAAAGCATGCAACCACAAGCCGATGTGTTCATTGGTGCTGCCGCCGTGGCTGACTTTAAAATGAAGATCGCCAGTGAACAAAAGATGAAAAAGCAGGCTGATACAGAAGAGCTAACACTCACCTTGGTCAAAAACCCAGACATCATCGCCACACTTGCCCAGCAAAAGCTTGCCAAATCCATTGTTGGTTTTGCAGCAGAAACACAAAATGTCATCGAATACGCGAAAAGCAAACTCGAGCGTAAGGGACTAGACATGATCATTGCCAACGATGTCTCACGTGCCGATATTGGCTTTAATCAAGACGAAAACCAAGTCACTGTGATTACTCACAACAAGACCTGGTCGCCAGACAAAGCCGCAAAAAGCGAGTTAGCCAGCCAGCTCGTTGAATGTATTCAGCAACACATTCAATCACCGTCTTAA
- the radC gene encoding DNA repair protein RadC, producing the protein MSIKHWPEQERPREKLIHQGADALSDSELLAIFLRTGTQGMSAVELARQVLSQFGGLRALMSATREEFCQGFGLGDAKYTQLQAVLEMSKRHLQEQLMRETVFSSAEQVRTYLSSQLRHSQREVFAVLFLDTQHRLIRYQELFMGTIDAAAVYPREVVKAALQFNAAAVILAHNHPSGVAEPSQADISITERIKRALDLVDVRLLDHFVVGDGSPVSLAERGLL; encoded by the coding sequence ATGAGTATTAAGCATTGGCCTGAGCAGGAAAGGCCACGTGAGAAACTAATTCACCAAGGCGCTGACGCCTTAAGTGACTCTGAACTTTTAGCCATTTTTCTTCGTACCGGAACCCAAGGAATGAGTGCTGTTGAGCTGGCTCGGCAAGTATTGTCTCAATTTGGCGGTTTGCGCGCTTTAATGTCTGCCACGAGAGAGGAGTTTTGCCAAGGCTTTGGGTTGGGGGATGCAAAATACACTCAGCTACAGGCTGTCTTGGAAATGTCGAAGCGGCATTTGCAGGAGCAGTTGATGCGCGAAACTGTCTTTAGCAGTGCTGAGCAAGTCCGAACCTATCTTTCTTCACAGTTAAGACATTCACAGCGTGAAGTGTTTGCCGTGTTGTTTCTAGACACACAACACAGGTTGATCCGCTACCAAGAACTTTTTATGGGCACCATCGATGCCGCGGCTGTTTACCCTCGTGAGGTGGTTAAAGCCGCTTTGCAATTCAACGCTGCCGCGGTGATTCTCGCCCACAATCATCCTAGCGGCGTGGCCGAGCCGAGTCAGGCTGATATCAGCATTACAGAAAGAATCAAACGGGCTCTTGATCTCGTTGATGTGAGGTTGCTGGACCATTTTGTTGTTGGAGATGGCTCGCCTGTATCTCTCGCAGAGAGAGGGCTTTTATAG
- a CDS encoding dienelactone hydrolase family protein encodes MKVRTIFFSGLMLLFGGSFAWADDYVGVQNFDVFSSLRGKNLAITVWYPSDKNGQRIQVGNTQIFKGVSAIENALPTKGSHPLVVLSHGSGSNIQSMAWLATSLAKAGFIVAGPNHPRTTTGDSTPEDTPKLWERTHDLSTLISFLTSDNKWHEYVDVNRIGVIGFSLGGAAAMEIAGARADLDDYVHYCEKFPTMADCHWFASGQAYIDGRPVKVDAFDLRQVDRALFEQSNRDVRIKSAVLVDPSVAMAFNKQSLEDIHIPMTFINLGRPETVPVSVAAKTLAKEAPQGTIVNVNDAVHFSFLPECQNSAKAFLKKIGEIDPLCEDGGTRARSDIHAELESLIETSLLQTLK; translated from the coding sequence ATGAAAGTTCGAACTATTTTTTTTAGTGGGTTGATGTTGTTGTTTGGAGGATCTTTTGCTTGGGCTGATGATTATGTTGGCGTGCAAAATTTTGACGTATTTTCATCATTAAGAGGGAAAAATTTAGCGATAACTGTCTGGTATCCAAGTGATAAAAATGGACAGCGGATTCAAGTCGGTAACACTCAAATTTTTAAAGGGGTGTCTGCTATTGAAAACGCTTTACCTACTAAAGGAAGTCATCCGCTTGTTGTTCTATCTCATGGCTCTGGGTCTAACATTCAAAGTATGGCGTGGCTGGCAACAAGTCTCGCAAAAGCAGGGTTTATTGTCGCTGGCCCCAATCATCCAAGGACAACGACAGGCGATTCCACTCCCGAAGATACGCCCAAGTTGTGGGAGCGTACTCATGATCTTTCGACATTAATAAGTTTCCTTACTTCAGATAACAAGTGGCATGAGTATGTTGATGTGAATCGCATTGGCGTTATTGGTTTTTCATTAGGAGGGGCGGCGGCAATGGAAATAGCCGGGGCAAGAGCCGACCTTGATGACTATGTGCATTATTGTGAAAAATTTCCAACAATGGCGGATTGTCATTGGTTTGCTTCTGGTCAAGCCTATATTGATGGACGACCAGTGAAGGTGGATGCTTTTGATTTAAGACAGGTTGATCGAGCCTTGTTTGAGCAGTCAAACCGAGATGTACGTATAAAATCGGCAGTGCTTGTAGACCCTTCTGTTGCAATGGCTTTTAACAAGCAGAGTTTAGAAGATATCCATATTCCTATGACGTTTATTAATTTGGGTCGTCCAGAGACTGTACCTGTCTCAGTGGCTGCCAAGACTCTTGCTAAAGAGGCACCTCAAGGAACAATAGTAAATGTGAATGATGCCGTGCATTTTAGCTTTCTACCTGAATGTCAAAATAGCGCTAAGGCTTTTTTAAAGAAGATAGGAGAAATCGACCCCCTTTGTGAGGATGGTGGAACCCGTGCTCGCTCAGATATTCATGCAGAACTTGAGAGTTTGATCGAAACCTCTTTGCTGCAAACGCTGAAATAA
- a CDS encoding Lrp/AsnC family transcriptional regulator yields MDSFDYQLLKLMQSNARRTTEEIGQLIGLSATAVQRRLKTLRQSGVIEKEIAVLSPVELDGHILVIVEVVLIQGGSSVINNFKQKTLNYPEVQQCYYVAGDNDFILVIAAKSMQRYDIITQELFLDDKTILKFHSNVVMGNVKVSLEVPLPSSSR; encoded by the coding sequence ATGGATTCTTTTGATTACCAACTATTAAAACTAATGCAATCCAATGCCCGAAGAACAACAGAAGAAATAGGTCAACTTATTGGTTTGTCGGCGACCGCCGTGCAAAGAAGATTAAAAACATTGAGACAGTCAGGAGTCATAGAAAAAGAAATTGCGGTACTAAGCCCGGTTGAATTAGACGGTCATATATTAGTCATTGTTGAAGTCGTCTTAATACAAGGTGGCAGTTCGGTAATAAATAACTTCAAACAAAAAACCCTAAACTACCCTGAAGTACAACAATGTTATTATGTTGCCGGAGACAATGACTTTATTTTAGTGATCGCCGCAAAGAGCATGCAACGATACGATATCATTACCCAAGAGCTATTTTTGGACGACAAAACCATACTCAAGTTCCATTCCAATGTGGTAATGGGAAATGTCAAAGTGAGCTTAGAAGTACCATTACCCTCAAGCTCACGTTGA